ggtaggtaaatccgggacactcaaatgagTATGATGTTACGCTTGGTATTAGCACATGAGACAGAAGGTTatttaaggcaaaaacaaaagtaggAATTTGTAACACATCATACGTTTTGCagattcgtaacatattgtatgaattacAATAGAGCCCCTCAGTGTGTCACAGTTTCTGTGTTATTTGATTGTTGTTTCCTTAGCTTACCGCTGGAGGGCACCCTTACACTATTTTCTAGTTTCCAGGTTACCCTGATTATTACTTATTGGATTGACCTGTGTTTAATTACCCTCTCTGGTCACCTGGTTGCATTGTTATTTAGGTTCCTCAGTTGGCCTGTATCTTTGCTTAGGTCTCATGTTTTATTAGTATGCTCTTGTGCGGTTGCGTTGTTTCTGTTAAGACGCCAAGTAAAAGTTCTGGATTTACCCTTACCTCTGcttgctgtgtttctctgtgcCTGGGTTCGAGTTCATACTAGCATTATTGTTACATAGTGGAGGTGTcacaatacccataaaacctagcggtcaaacatgGGAAATGATTCCAATGGTTTTCCCACCATACATGTTTTCCCATTGGGGATTTTAGAAATActtcaaataagggctgtgttttgtgtaggcttaccctggcgtgatgttttgataaccatgtaaatctctctaagACAAGGTgaattttatcaatatattcagttaattttttattgttttgtaaaaatgctaattagcatcaaagtagacatcttCCAAGGCTATAAATCTATAAATTCCTGCACGTCCTCTctatctgacacctttgctaacaggtattgtgtcaatttaaaacgtGCACAATTTAGCCAATTTATTCAttgctacatttagctaacattagatagttaatccaaagattcttacctttgccaaATCGAGGCAGTCTTGTCTAGATCATCATTGCattttgtagttctttatgatagacACATTAGCAGccaattagcatttcatttttggggggtaaatacagttgaatatattgataaaagtcaccttggcCTAGAGAGATTAATACGGTTACCAATATGTCCTGCCAGTGTAATGGAACACAGCCTACATGGAACACACCCcacattttaagtgtttctaaaaaattcctatgggaaaaatgaatggtggaaaaatgattggaaccatttccctgtttaaccgctaggttttatgggtattatgaatcccactgtggtactctattcgtaacatatcatatgaaatggatgatgggcgtccacaaattaatacataacatacgaaacataacacatcatactaATTGGAGTTTTACTATCTTATGCCTACCCCAGGTTGAGTGAGTCCAGGTTGAGTGAGGAATTAGGGGTGGTTGGGGGACTTAGGTAAGTCCTTTCCCATTCTCAGTTAAAGTAATTTGTGTTAGTGGCACAAACAACAGGACAGGACCTCTATAAATAATCTAAGACTGAAGGAGTAGTGAAGTAGGAGAGAAGTGCCAgcagaggagcgagagagagagaaagagaaggggggacGCTTGGTTACCTTCCAAACAAAGCATCTGATTTGCACAGCAAAACGAAGAGGAGGGGAAAGCAACGGAGGAGGAATGAAAGGAAAGAGATGAAGGGAGTGATTGCACAGTGCCACACACTTGAGTCTACCTTGAAGACGGAGTAGCGTTGGATCACGGCATGACAGCTCAACAGTAGTCTCCACTCCACAGCACTTCTAATGAGCTCCACCACTGTCCAGAGAGAAAGACACTATCTAAGTAAGAAACCGTGAGGGAGTCAGCTCAACTGATTGAAAAGGACGGAGCAACAGTGAGGGAGTCAGCTTAACTGATTGTGAAGGAGGGAGGAACTAAAGAAGAAGATAGAAGATGAACATCAATAGACATTTAGAAAGAAGAAGCGGATAGAGAGCTAAAGCACGCTGCCTGTGGATGAGCCAGGAGCCCGGGGATGCAGAGGGATTGCAGGAGGAGCGTAGCAGCAGCAGCCTAGCCAGGCGGACAGACAACATACACACATCTCAGAGAGGGACTGTTGGCTTGGCCCCTAGTGGAAGATGAAGAAGCATTCAGCCAGAGTGGCTCCTCTCAGCTCCTACAGCTCCCAGGTCCTCACCTGCTCCATCTCCGAAGGTAAAATCTCCTGACTGGAGGTAGGGGACAGGGAAAAAGGGATGGAGTCTCACCCTAGGTGCCATGTCTGGGACAtgtgtgtgtacgtttgtgtttgcgtatgtgtgtgtgtctaagatgGGCAGCATTGGAAACTCATCAAACCCTTCTATAAGAGCAGAGATATGCGTGATGATTACCATATATTTGTGCATTATTAATGCCTATAGCTAAACGACTCTGGCAGTTTTGCTGTTTTTACATATTAATACTTGTGTAGTAGGGCTTGGTGTTAAGTGGTCATTACATGGCTCATTAAATCAACCCCAAAGGGCAGAGtatgagcgagagagaaagagaaagaaaaagagagggaggaagggaaggagggaaggagagttaAGGTAGCTGAAACAAATTAGGATGTGTCCAGTCCTAGTATAATTGTGTGCTCTGGGATTTCTTTGATGAAGTAAAGAGCACATGATGTGCCCTCCACAGAATAGTGCATACTGGGCTTCTTGTTAAGTCTATTAAATGTCACAATGGCATGAACATTATATAAACAATGTAAATGATGTAAACAATATAAAGTTATCAAGTAGACTATTATCTTGTAATTATTCAAAATCATACACAATCAGATTAATGATTATATTACCAATCAACTGTTAGGATTATTTCAATATTTTCACTTGAATGACAATGTATTACAGAACTATGAGAAACTTCCATGCCTTTGCTCTTCCCCATTCTTTGGGAGGGGATACAGAACTTATCGACAGGGACTGTGATATCACAGCGTGTGTTTAGTTGTCATTTGTGCCACACAATTGATATTGACAACCCAAACAGGCTGACGGCTTGGCTGTTCTCACATCTGTTCCTTCTTGCTTACCTGTCTTGTATGTGATTAGTTTTAGACAAACCCATTTAGATCGGGACATGGGTACCACATCCTTTAAATGGTACAGCCCTCTCCACAGCCATACACTGTTTCTACGGATTTGAGTTCCATACCATCCATTGCCTTTGTGTCTATTTTGCAGAGATGAACAAAAGACACACTTAATCAATTAATCCATGTCTTTTCGTCTCTCCTGGGATGGAATAAATAAATGCACTGCTTGACTCCTGTATACCACTGCATGCCATCTAGGAACATCAGTGTTTGCATTTCTCACCTTTGCTTATGAGTCAACTCAAAACATAGCTTTGGGCTTCATACAGTAAATAACAGGATGTATAGGTAGCTAGGTAAACACCTACTAAACAGCATTGGTTAGAGATATTCCTGTCCTTTGCAATACCTTAGCCAAATGATGCTGTCAAGTGACTACAGCTTGTGTGATACTGTAGGTTTCCTTTGTAGTTTTTGCTAAGCTATTCTTTGCTGTGCCATACCATATTGTTTATTACAGGAGCTCACATGTAGTCAATACTTCAGCATTAATGAGGTGGAATGTGGAATTATAGTTTTGTTTTAATATTCGCATCCTGGCAAAGGATCAAAGTGTGGTGCTTTTCCCTGGGGAAACAGGATGCTAGCAAGCCTACAATGTGTTGCTCTCCGCACCTAGCACccattacagtactgtacaggGAATTATGTCCTCTCAGAATGGGCAAGATTTTTGAGTGGTCAATGAACCTCCGAGAGAGGAGGACAAAGAAATGTAGCTCAGCATTAATCTACATCCAGACTCGCTCATAAAAATTATGTTACTTCTGGTTTTAAATCATGCAGTTCTTGATCGTCTCCCAAACTCCCCTTAAGGTCTAGCTGTCTGTCCCCATCTTGAACAAAGTGAGATAAAACCTTTAAGAGAAAACATGTAATCAATCTTTAGTTTTAAGGCATAAAACTCTATAAAAGATTTAAGTCCAAGTGCCAAGTCGTACATTTCCTGGATATATTGGAGGGGACATTTTCATCCAAAAGTAAAACTCTGCAATATTAAACTTTGCACTGTACGCCAAGATCCCAAGCCAAATTGACAGAGTTCCAATTGCCAGTGAAAGTTAGCTACTGTATCTAATTGGGTGGCAGTTAGAGCATTGAGCCAGTAATCAAAAGGTTTCTAGTTTGAAtcccgagctgactaggtaatCATGGCTGATCCAATGCTGTGACCCCACTCAgggggagtgggatatgcaaaaaacacatttccatttcaccACACACTTGTTAAGGTTACAcatttgtacatgtgtgaaacaggacaaatataagcacaccTATTTGACATTTTGAATTGTcacagtaaccacagtaaccacagtaaccaaAGTAGAGCAGAGATACAGTTTCCCTTTCGAAATGATCCTTTAAAAAATAAGTCAAACAGCACTGACTGGAACTGATTTTAATGCACTGTCTGTCTTCATCATCAGCATTGTCCAGCATTGTCTGTTTGTCCAGCATTGTCTGTTTgtccagtgtaacggatgtgaaatggctagctagttagcggtggtgcgcgctaatagtctttcaatcggtgacgtcacttgctctgagaccttgaagtagtggttccccttgctctgcaagggccgcagcttttgtggagcgatgggtaacaaggcttcgtgggtgactgttgttgatgtgtgcagagggtccctggttcgcccccgggtcggggcgaggggacggactaaagttaaactgttacaccagCATTGTCTGTTCGTGTCTCTGGAAAGGCACTCTTTGGATAGATGCAATGCTCAACTAATATTATGTAGCAACTGTAGGTGTATGATTGCTGTTGAATAATGGTGTTACTGTTTGGTTTTGTCATCAGGAAGTTTCTGTAGGAGTGGATACTGACTAGCAGCATTATTGTAACTTAGGGTCAGACAGCATAAAGTGTCTTGGGTTTCAAGGACATCATCGTTCTGGATGTGCTGCCCGACGTCTTTCTTCCTACTTCTAAGCCTTTAAAGTCTAACAGAACCCAGCACACACACTCTTAAGCATCTATGACATGTTAAGCCAGCAATTAATGTTACCCATGAAAGAGTTTCATCTCATGCATATTCCATTTCATTACACTCTGCTTTCTGTTTTAGAGAACCTAAAGGGAAGAGTCACGGTATAAATCGTAGTGGCACATTTATAGTCTTGATTGGATTTTTGGGGGGACGGGGGACGGAAGACTGCTCTGAACCAACAGTTTTCTCTCTGGGAGCAGAGGGTCGATACCTAGTGGTGCACATAGGGGTTTTATTGGATTACTTAGAGGCACTGATTGTACTCATCTTGTTTCGAGCATTGCTAATGGCCCTCCTCAAAGCTCCAAgtaagaggagcgagagagcctGCTGCTTcctgctgtactgtaatgtaatgtctaTAGCCATGGTGGAAATGGCTGGGCTGAACCCATAGTGCTGAACCAGCAGGCTGAGCTTGAGCAGCAAACACCCAGCACATGTCTATTTTattcctgccttggtataggttGATCATGCTGTGGAGGCCTAGATAACGGATCCTGGATCTCCGGAAACAGCCTCACATCATCTCAGtgacacacacataaaacacacatGCGTGCACACACCATTCACACCCACAATCCATTAAGGCAATGCACCAACCAACATTATTCTGCTTTGACTGCAAAATGACTGCTGCAAGGAATAACATTCAATATAAGTCCTTACATTTCTGTTCTCGATTCCTGGTTCTCTGTAGTAGTGGGTTTGATGTGTGTGCTCACAGTTAGCTTTACGGTTCTCCTTGCTCCCAGTCTCCCTGCGCACAGTGCACCAGTCCAAAAACCACCCAGTCTGCGCTGAAGCCACTGAATGCAGAAGTGCACACTCAGAGCTTTGCTAATCTATTCTCTTTACAGTCGCAAGCAAAAAAAAAGGCAGATCTGCTAAACTTTCAACAATGTTTTCTTGCGCTTGTAAAGATGTCAGCAGTCTGCCATAGTGGCCCATGCTATGTCCACGAGAGAGTCCTAGTGGAACATCTTGCTCAGTGCTCTAAAAGGAATTTTGAAAAATCTTATTCTACAATAGCCAGACCTCTGAACTATCAATCCTGTAGTTTCTTTAGAGCACAATAGAAAGAATGGTAAGAAACAGGAGGCTGCCACAATTGACAAGGTTGTCATGTCTTTCTAGAGACGGATGCCACGGGATTGGGCGGACACGTACATAATGTGGATCCTTTCTGGGGGTTATGTTTCTGTGCATGTCTGAATACATGTCTATGTTAGGACCGTATCCCCTGTGTTGTATAATGACTCAATGGTGCTATTCCTGACATGGGCAACCAGCATCCAGAGTGCTAAGAACACATTATTTGACCAAAGCTTTGCCTTAGTGCCTTTACAGCAGGTCATTCAAACTGGAGGACTGACTCACTAAGGACGAATTATCAATACTTGTTTACATATCTCAGTGAGGCAGCCAGGATAGCGTCATAGAATGGAGCTTGGAACCCATTGGTCTTTATGGAACAATCCACTCTAATTGTCTTTGTGAAAGCTGTTCCACATCAGCTTTATTTTCAAGTGCTATGTGTTTTATTGTGGAAATGGAACATTCAAATTGACCTGTTGCTATCAACCACACACTGGAAAAACAAATACTGAAAACACATGCTTATGGCTCTTTGTCCAGAGTGTCGCTGTCCACTGTGCTGAATGGGGTgccactgtccatggtgctgaagcgAATgacactgtccatggtgctgaagcgCCTTCTATTCAGCCACACCTACACCAATGCCTCTTGTGATGCAACAAGCCTACAGTACATATCCCTCCATACTTTAACTACGGATATGTTTACCCCCACAGGAGAGGAGGGTTCTGAGTCTCATGCGGACACACCAGGCAGTGAGGCCAGTGAAGAAGGGACATCGTACCAGACGTGTGCTAACACAGTGCTGAAGGTGCTGGGGGGCCTCCTATTGGTCCTATGTGTCTCCTCCTCTTGGGTGGGCACCACTCAGCTGGTCCAGCTCACCTTCAAGACCTTCTCCTGCCCCTTCTTCATCTCCTGGTTCAGCACCAACTGGaccatcctcctcttccctctctactACGGAGGCCATGTGGTCACCACCCGGGACAAGCAGACGCCTATACAGAGATTCAGGTGATTGATCATGACAGTGGGGAAGGGCTTATAGAAGGTTGCACAGGCTAGGTACTGTAGCTCCTTGAGAAACCATAGACTCCATAGGCTATAATTCCAGGGTATTGAATCAGTTGTGACACCCAGAAGTGTTTATGGGAGCTGCAGTAGTTATCAGATTTGTAAAATGCTTTCTGTTCAGTATTCAGGGGGTTTGATCTCCTCCAGTGCCGTGAGACGTTGTTTATATGACACACCCCTCTAATTACCATTGGCACAGGCGTGTGAAAGGGGATATTAACCGCAACCATGAGAAATGGCCAGTGTAATAATGTCAATGAAGCATTGCCTCTCAGCCAGAAGAACGGTTTTGACTTCCATCCAAAGTTTTGAAATTCCCACTCTCACATTTCCTCATGGGTATAGGACTAATCCCTTTGATAAGTTCTCTTACCAACAACACATTTGAGAAGTAAATAACCTCTTCCTTTTCTCTATCCACTATTTCCTCTCTATAATTCTATTCGTCAGAGAGTGCAGCAGGCTTTTTGGGGAGAATGGGATGACCCTCAAGCTGTTCCTGAAGAGGACAGTTCCCTTCTCCATCCTGTGGACCCTGACTAACTACCTGTACCTGCTGGCCCTGAGAAAGCTGACCGCCACTGATGTCTCAGCCCTCTACTGCTGCCACAAGGCCTTCGTCTTCCTACTGTCCTGGATCGTCCTGAAGGACCGCTTCATGGGTGTACGGGTCAGtactctaccactactattacttcATTGGACTTGGTCACACAGCTATCCAATGAATCATACAGGGGAGGGGAGGTAGGCACAATTATTAATGTTGATTGGTTTACTTCCCTCATTCGTACCTGCAGATTGTGGCAGCCATAATGGCAATCACAGGCATCGTCATGATGGCTTACGCAGATGGTTTCCATGGGGACTCCATTATAGGCGTGGCCTTGGCTGTAGGC
This Salvelinus fontinalis isolate EN_2023a chromosome 16, ASM2944872v1, whole genome shotgun sequence DNA region includes the following protein-coding sequences:
- the LOC129812922 gene encoding solute carrier family 35 member F4-like isoform X2, producing the protein MKKHSARVAPLSSYSSQVLTCSISEGEEGSESHADTPGSEASEEGTSYQTCANTVLKVLGGLLLVLCVSSSWVGTTQLVQLTFKTFSCPFFISWFSTNWTILLFPLYYGGHVVTTRDKQTPIQRFRECSRLFGENGMTLKLFLKRTVPFSILWTLTNYLYLLALRKLTATDVSALYCCHKAFVFLLSWIVLKDRFMGVRIVAAIMAITGIVMMAYADGFHGDSIIGVALAVGSASTSALYKVLFKMFLGSANLGEVAHFLSTMGVFNLIFISFIPLVLYFTKVEHWGSLSSLPWGYLCGMAGLWLVFNILVNVGVVLTYPILISIGTLLSVPGNAVVDVLKHEVIFSVVRLAATCIICLGFLLLLLPEEWDSVTLRFLAAFKKSEEHGEELTDSSIHTRSRSQANGAVSIPMA